GGTAATTGTTGGCCTGTTCATACCGCTCAAGAAGCAAGAAGGGCACTCCCCGGCGATTGAGCTGGCGCATGGCCTTCACCCCTGGGTCAGCTGGCTGATCCTGCCGCTGTTTGCTTTCGCTAATGCCGGAATTTCTCTCAGCGGAGTCTCTTTAAATGGCCTGTTCTCTGCCGTGCCGTTGGGGATCACGCTGGGGCTATTCATCGGTAAACCGCTGGGGATCACCCTGATCTGCTGGCTGGCGGTGAAGCTGAAAATTGCCGCGCTGCCCGAAAATACCCGCCTCATTGATATTGCTGCGGTCGGCGTGCTCTGCGGTATTGGATTTACCATGTCGATATTTATCGCTTCGCTGGCGTTTGACGGCGCGCATGAAGAACTGGTGACGCTGGCTAAGCTTGGCATTCTGAGCGGATCGGTGATCTCCGCGCTGGTTGGCTATACGTTGCTGCGAGTGAAGCTAAGGTAGGGCACGGGGCGGGCTGCACGGTTGGACGGGGTAGCCCGCTCTGCGAGTTTTGCCTGGTGTAACAGGTTTTTCCATATTGTATGGAGTGCAGCGAGCAAAGGTGAGGCAAGGCAAAAATTCACGAAAAAGCGCAGCTTGCCGGAGGCGGTGAGTATTTGAAGTGCTCTTTTTACACCGAACAGAGTGCAGCGAGCAAAGGTGAGGCAAGGCAAAAATTCACGAAAAAGCGCAGCTTACTGAAGTCAGTGAGCATTTTGAGGCGCTTTTTAACGCCGCATCACCGCCGCGCAGCAAACGGTCAGGAAGAATGCCAATAAAAAAACCGCCGTATAGGCGGTTTCTTTATCAAAGCTCGACTAACAAGCAGGCTTAAGCCATTTTGCTAATCTGTGCAGTCAAGTTTGCTTTATGACGTGCAGCTTTGTTTTTGTGGATCAGGCCTTTAGCAGCCTGACGGTCCACAAGTGGTTGCATTTCATTAAATGCATTCTGCGCAGCCGCTTTATCGCCAGTAGCGATAGCCGCGTATACTTTCTTGATAAAAGTACGCATCATTGAACGACGGCTAGCGTTATGCTTACGACGCTTCTCAGACGTTACGGCGCGTTTCTTAGCTGATTTGATATTAGCCAAGGTCCAACTCCCAAATAGTTCTATGAGGACATTCAAAGGCCGAGGAATATGCCCTTTTCGCCTTCGGTTGTCAATGGATTTGTGCAAATAAGCGCCGGTGAAGCAAAGGCACTTGGTTACGTTTCGATGGCGCAAGATTCTATCAGCTTCGTCCCGGCTAATACAGCTTAATCACAAGAAAAATATTATCCCGCGCTGGGAGAGCACCATACAGAATGAAATAGCAGGAAGAAAGCACCAAAGCCGGTATTCGTGGGTTAACCTTCAGGGCTGTACAAGGTATAATCCGCCGATTTCCACAAATTTGAGCCAGTTATGAAGTTGATACGCGGCATACATAACCTTAGAGCGCAGCATCGCGGCTGCGTGCTGACCATCGGCAACTTCGATGGCGTACATCGCGGGCACCTGGCGCTACTTGCGCAGCTGTGCGCAGAGGGGCGCGAACGCAATTTGCCGGTGATGGTGATGCTGTTTGAACCCCAGCCGTTGGAACTGTTCGCCGCTGAAAAGGCGCCCGCCCGGCTGACGAGGCTGCGCGAAAAGCTGCGCTATCTGGAACAGGCCGGTGTGGATGCGGTACTCTGTGTGAGCTTTGACCGCCATTTTGCCGCTTACAGTGCGCAACGTTTTATCACCGATCTGCTGGTCAACAGGCTCGGCGTACAGCTGCTGG
This DNA window, taken from Erwinia tasmaniensis Et1/99, encodes the following:
- the rpsT gene encoding 30S ribosomal protein S20, with the protein product MANIKSAKKRAVTSEKRRKHNASRRSMMRTFIKKVYAAIATGDKAAAQNAFNEMQPLVDRQAAKGLIHKNKAARHKANLTAQISKMA